CAAGGAAGCCGGCGATAAGGCGATGTGCATCGGGGATCTCAACTCGGGCCGGAACGAAACGGACATCGAGATCAACCTGCGATCGGGAAGGTTGCTCGACTGGTTCAGCACGGCGGACTTGTATGCCGAACTCGAGCGGGAATGGATCGAAGCCTGGGCCTTTCTGCATCCGGACGAGCACGATTTCAGCTGGTATCCGTACCGGCGCGAACGCGGGCCGGCGGCGGCTGGCGCATCGACAAGGCGTTCTTGTCGCCGGCACTTTTACCGACCCTGACCTCGGCCGAGTACGATCACGTCTTTCGTCTCGACGGGCTCTCCGACCATTCCGGGTTGATCGTAGAGCTTGCCGGCGGGGATCGACAGCAAAATTCGCGCTTTCCCGCGATGGTTTCGCTGCAGCGTGGGTACATTGCCGTCTAACAAAGTATGAGCAACGGGAGAGCGTCACGACCATGCGCGCAGTAGTCTGGAAGGAAAGGCCGCTTTACGCTTCTTCGTCAGCCACCGTTTGCCGCTCGACGCCGCCCCGGATGCTACGAGGAGTTCGACAAACGAATAGATGGCTACCGCAAGGTTCTGCTCAAGCCGAACGGTCTAGCAGCATAGATTTTCAAGCTTCATTACGATAAGGGGTTCAGCGATGCAAATAGATACGACCATGCTTCCCGTGAAAGGAAACGACGCGGTCGAAATCCTTACTAACGATCATCAAGTCATCAAGACGCTGCTCGGCGAATTGGTCAGCGCTGCGAGCACGCAACGCAAGTCGCTGCTCGAGCAGTTGGCGGGCGTGCTGACGATCCACAATGCGACCGAAGAAAACCTCGTCTATCCGGCGATCAACAAGTTGGCCGGCAGCAAGCTGGAGGCACAGCATCTCTACCACGAGACCTCGGAGGCAGACATGCTGTTCTTTGAACTCGACCTGATGCTAAAGGAGAAAGACGAAACGAATTTCGCCAAAAAGGCGGAGAAGTTCGCGGATGCCGTTCGACATCATATCGACGAAGAGGAGAATAAGGCGTTCCCCCGGCTCCAAGAAAACACCGAGGTTCCGCAGCGAGAGATACTTGCAGAATCGGTCAAACAGTTTCGCAAGTCGCTGCACTTTGAGACCGCGTCAGCGTAGAACGCTGCTGCGAGCTGGGCAAAACGGCGCTTTGGCGCGTTATTTGTCCGGCTCTGCATAGGACGAACCGCCGCCGCCGCCGAGGGTACCGGGGCCGCCGGCACCCCGGAGCAGTGGCGGCCCGTCGGGCTCTTTGCGGGGGCGGCGTCGTCATCAGACGGCAGTCTCAGAAAGATTTACAGATTCAAGGTCAATACTGGCTGCATGAACAAGCATTTTTTCGCGCTGGCGCTCGCCCTCAGCGTGCTTCCCATCTCCGCGGTCGCGCAGACCGCCAACAACGCCCCGGCGCCCCCCTCCCAAGAGCAGCGCCAACAGATGAAGCAGTTCTTCGGTCAGTTCAAACAGCAGGAAGAGCAGCTTCACCAGCAGCTGCGCTCGCAGATTCTTTCAGACATGACGCCGGTGCACCGCCGCGCGATCGCCGCCGAGATCGGCGAGCTCGCCGTTTCCGCCAACCCCGATGCTCAGGCTACCGCCAAGCGGATCGATTCGATCCTCTCGCCCGGCGAACGCTCGCGCATCATCAGCGCTCACGAACAATATCGCAATCAGGCCGAACAGATGCACCAGCAGATCATGAGCCAGTTAAAGACCCAATTCCCCAACATGCCCGAACGTCATCATAACGACCAAGACCACAAGATGCCGAATCAGATGATGATGCGGGATGCCGGCTGGATCGTGCTCCACAGCCTGCCGCCGCATCACGAGATGGGGATGCCGGGCCGCTAGTCCAGCAATTCGCTAAAGACTCCGACAAGACGTTCGAGGCCGGCGCGGTCGGCCTCACTGAATCGAGCCGTCACCGGGCTGTCGACGTCGAAGACTCCGAACAGCCCGTCGCCGCGTACGATCGGGACGACGATCTCCGAGCGCGACGCGGCGTCGCAGGCGATGTGATCGGAGAACGCGTCGACGTCGTCGACGACCAGCGTCGCGCGGTGTTTTGCGGCGGCGCCGCAGACGCCGCGCCCCGGAGCAATGCGCGTGCACGCGGGTCGCCCGCAGAATGGACCGAGCACCAGCTCCTCGGCGGGATTGGCGATATAGAAGCCGGCCCAGTTGACGTCCGGCAACTCGTGGCGGATCAGCGCGGCGAAGTTGCCGGCGTTGGCGACGAAGTCGCGCTCTTCTTCGAGCAGCGCGCGGAGCTGGCGTTCGAGCCGGTCGTAGAAGGCTTCGTCGCTCACCGGGTATAGGGATTCGTGCTGTAGACCGGTTTGCTCGCGCCGTCGATCGTGATCGTGTACCAGGGATCCGGCGGGTTTTTGTGCAGCAGATCGAAGCGCTCGTTGTTCTTCGCGATGTGCGAGATCTCGACCGTGTAGTGAATCGGCTTGCCCGGTTCCAGCCGCGGCGGGGTATCGGTACGCACCAGATAGGCGCCGTGCGCGCCGTGGTCGTTCAGAACGGTCGCTATCCCGTCGGGATCGACGACGACCGCGCTGCCTTCATCGATGCCGAGCGCGTAGATCTGCTGCACGCCCGGCAGCAGGTTATCGTGAAAGATGCGCGCGAGAAAGACAAGCGTGC
This genomic stretch from Candidatus Cybelea sp. harbors:
- a CDS encoding hemerythrin domain-containing protein, yielding MLPVKGNDAVEILTNDHQVIKTLLGELVSAASTQRKSLLEQLAGVLTIHNATEENLVYPAINKLAGSKLEAQHLYHETSEADMLFFELDLMLKEKDETNFAKKAEKFADAVRHHIDEEENKAFPRLQENTEVPQREILAESVKQFRKSLHFETASA
- a CDS encoding GAF domain-containing protein — its product is MSDEAFYDRLERQLRALLEEERDFVANAGNFAALIRHELPDVNWAGFYIANPAEELVLGPFCGRPACTRIAPGRGVCGAAAKHRATLVVDDVDAFSDHIACDAASRSEIVVPIVRGDGLFGVFDVDSPVTARFSEADRAGLERLVGVFSELLD